A window of Trichoderma atroviride chromosome 3, complete sequence contains these coding sequences:
- a CDS encoding uncharacterized protein (EggNog:ENOG41~TransMembrane:4 (i140-161o167-188i195-215o221-241i)): MSSISRIRGGLVNAQREASRHANAASLPNTIHRPDEEARDIHPRSETSITCPEDAYVEAENNVERYNSITDDDIIGECSSLSAATPDHPETSANTTTNFEATSSKIGDMNGAQNSSAQSPADGAQSTAQRLGKAALENPMLAAATVVTGAGVAVIAAPALITAPIMGIAGMVGFTPAGIAGASIASALQASIGNVAAGSLFATFQSAAAGGYGVAALTGTAQAVGGAVAGAGSIGTAWTWLRGKPKADSPNGEPSKAEQSEAGPSKQ, encoded by the exons ATGTCTTCTATTTCTCGCATCCGAGGCGGTCTAGTAAATGCCCAACGGGAGGCGTCCAGGCATGCTAATGCGGCCAGCCTGCCCAATACTATTCACCGgcctgatgaagaggctCGCGACATTCATCCTCGCTCCGAAACTTCAATAACTTGCCCCGAAGATGCTTATGTCGAAGCAGAAAATAATGTAGAGAGATATAATAGTATCACtgacgacgacatcatcgGCGAATGCTCGAGCCTTTCCGCTGCGACTCCAGATCATCCTGAAACATCAGCGAATACGACAACGAACTTTGAAGCTACTTCTTCAAAAATTGGAGATATGAACGGGGCGCAAAATTCTTCGGCTCAGAGCCCTGCTGATGGAGCTCAGTCCACAGCTCAACGA CTTGGCAAAGCAGCCCTAGAGAATCCCATGCTTGCTGCAGCTACTGTGGTCACCGGAGCAGGAGTTGCTGTCATTGCTGCTCCCGCTCTTATCACGGCTCCAATCATGGGAATAGCTGGAATGGTGGGATTTACGCCGGCAGGAATAGCTGGAG CTTCTATTGCATCGGCCCTGCAAGCAAGCATTGGCAATGTTGCTGCCGGCAGTCTTTTCGCCACGTTTCAAAGCGCTGCAGCTGGGGGATACGGCGTCGCAGCTTTGACTGGCACGGCTCAGGCTGTTGGAGGTGCCGTTGCCGGCGCTGGAAGCATTGGCACAGCTTGGACTTGGTTGAGAGGCAAGCCGAAAGCAGATTCACCAAACGGAGAACCATCAAAAGCAGAGCAGTCGGAAGCAGGTCCATCAAAGCAGTAG
- a CDS encoding uncharacterized protein (EggNog:ENOG41~TransMembrane:1 (i140-161o)), with the protein MSSISRIRGGLVNAQREASRHANAASLPNTIHRPDEEARDIHPRSETSITCPEDAYVEAENNVERYNSITDDDIIGECSSLSAATPDHPETSANTTTNFEATSSKIGDMNGAQNSSAQSPADGAQSTAQRLGKAALENPMLAAATVVTGAGVAVIAAPALITAPIMGIAGMVGFTPAGIAGGKRTANFPRHISIHTG; encoded by the exons ATGTCTTCTATTTCTCGCATCCGAGGCGGTCTAGTAAATGCCCAACGGGAGGCGTCCAGGCATGCTAATGCGGCCAGCCTGCCCAATACTATTCACCGgcctgatgaagaggctCGCGACATTCATCCTCGCTCCGAAACTTCAATAACTTGCCCCGAAGATGCTTATGTCGAAGCAGAAAATAATGTAGAGAGATATAATAGTATCACtgacgacgacatcatcgGCGAATGCTCGAGCCTTTCCGCTGCGACTCCAGATCATCCTGAAACATCAGCGAATACGACAACGAACTTTGAAGCTACTTCTTCAAAAATTGGAGATATGAACGGGGCGCAAAATTCTTCGGCTCAGAGCCCTGCTGATGGAGCTCAGTCCACAGCTCAACGA CTTGGCAAAGCAGCCCTAGAGAATCCCATGCTTGCTGCAGCTACTGTGGTCACCGGAGCAGGAGTTGCTGTCATTGCTGCTCCCGCTCTTATCACGGCTCCAATCATGGGAATAGCTGGAATGGTGGGATTTACGCCGGCAGGAATAGCTGGAGGTAAGAGAACCGCCAACTTTCCCCGTCATATTAGTATCCACACTGGATGA